The Desulfuromonadales bacterium genomic interval TGCCGCCACACCGAGCCCCTCGCCGCCGAAGAGCGGGAGGAACCGGTCCTCTCCGAGGAGAAATGCGACAAGTGCGGCGCCCCGATGCTGATCAAGGACGGCCGTTACGGCAAATTCCTTGCCTGCTCGGCCTACCCGGCCTGCAAGAACATCCAGCCGCTGGTCAAGCCGAAGTCCCTCGACATCACCTGCCCCGACTGCAAGCAAGGGGTGCTGATGGAGAAGAAGAGCCGCTACGGCAAGATTTTCTATTCCTGCAACCGCTATCCCCAGTGCAAATACGCCCTGTGGGACCAGCCGGTGGACGAAGCCTGCCCCAAGTGCGGCTACCCGGTGATCGTCGAGAAGGTCACCAAGCGTTACGGCACCTACCGCAAATGTCCGACGGAGAGCTGCGACTGGAAGCTGGAGATCGTGCCGCCGGAGAAAAAGGAAACCCCGGCGAAGGCGCCGGCCAAGAAGCCCGCGGCGAAAAAGGCGCCGGCCAGGAGTACCAAGCCGAAAGCCTGAGGGTTGCCCCCCGGCCGACTTGTCTGACCGGTCAGACGGGTCCGACTCGCCCCTGCTCCCTGAATTCTGGAACCTGAATCCTTGGAAAAAATCACCATCATCGGCGGCGGCCTCGCCGGCTGCGAGGCTGCCTGGCAGGCCGCCCGCGCCGGGGCCGCCGTCACCCTCTACGAGATGAAGCCGCAGCGCTTCTCCCCCGCCCACCACTCGCCGAACCTCGGTGAACTGGTCTGCTCCAACAGCCTGCGCGGGGCCGGGATGAACAACGCCGTCGGCTGCCTGAAGGAGGAGTTGCGCCGCTGCGGCTCGCTCTTCATGGCCGCCGCCGATGCCACGGCGGTACCCGCCGGCGGAGCGCTCGCCGTCGACCGGGAGGCATTTGCCGCCTGGCTGACCGGCCGGATCGAGAGCCACCCCCGCATCACCCTGGTGCGCGAGGAGGTCACCACCATTCCCGAAGGGGGGACGGTCATCGTCGCTTCCGGGCCGCTGACCTCGGAGGCACTTTCAAGAGAAATCGCCCGCCGCACGGGCGCCGAGCAGCTCTACTTCTACGACGCCATCGCGCCGATCATCGAAGCCGACTCCATCGATTTCACCAGGGCCTGGCGGGCTTCCCGCTACGGCAAGGGAGGCGACGACTACGTCAACTGCCCCCTCACCCGGGAGGAATATCTCGCCTTCGTCGCCGGACTGCGGCAGGCCGAAAAAGTCCCGGCCCGGGATTTCGAAAAGATGATCCACTTCGAGGGGTGCATGCCGATCGAGGAGATGGCCGCCCGCGGCGAGATGACACTCGCCTTCGGTCCGATGAAACCGGTGGGACTGCCCGATCCGCACACGGGCAAGGAACCGTTCGCTGTGGTGCAGCTGCGCCAGGACAACCGCCATGCCTCCCTGTTCAACATGGTCGGCTTCCAGACCAAACTGACCTACCCCGAGCAGCGCCGGCTGCTGCGCACCATCCCCGGCCTGGAGAACGCCCGCTTCGCCCGGATGGGGAGCGTGCACCGCAACACCTTCGTCAACGCTCCCGCCTGCCT includes:
- the trmFO gene encoding methylenetetrahydrofolate--tRNA-(uracil(54)-C(5))-methyltransferase (FADH(2)-oxidizing) TrmFO, with product MEKITIIGGGLAGCEAAWQAARAGAAVTLYEMKPQRFSPAHHSPNLGELVCSNSLRGAGMNNAVGCLKEELRRCGSLFMAAADATAVPAGGALAVDREAFAAWLTGRIESHPRITLVREEVTTIPEGGTVIVASGPLTSEALSREIARRTGAEQLYFYDAIAPIIEADSIDFTRAWRASRYGKGGDDYVNCPLTREEYLAFVAGLRQAEKVPARDFEKMIHFEGCMPIEEMAARGEMTLAFGPMKPVGLPDPHTGKEPFAVVQLRQDNRHASLFNMVGFQTKLTYPEQRRLLRTIPGLENARFARMGSVHRNTFVNAPACLERTLQLRGEPRLFFAGQITGVEGYVESAAAGFLAGLFAARWQHSEAIPLPPATTAFGALLAHLAESSVENFQPMNVNYGLFPPLDGRHRKRTDRRLAMAERALTDLEPWRQGLDPYVP